The following proteins come from a genomic window of Fretibacterium sp. OH1220_COT-178:
- the ptsP gene encoding phosphoenolpyruvate--protein phosphotransferase — protein MTDGNFPLISDTLVRVGASPGDKSSAIREVGTLLLHAGYVEAPYLASMEGRERAADTFLGSGVAIPHGKVEDKGYVLHDGIAVLQIPQGVEWNPGQTARLVVGIAARSDGHLDILKRLTRLMQEEGTIERLSSTDDASIIVSALMQEKTGGTGETAAEDLEVRAEWVVDYPSGLHARPASLWVKAAKSLEGPLRLRRGSETADPRNMLALLRLGIKAGETIVISAGGPKAEESVRRLKETMAALSAQEKRDFERAAQKAEPAAPKDAWLPPSGSPALKGVSASPGMAVGTILKIGARAIEVEDEPASLEESSRLLDTAIEEAKRQLEDVIEETLRRLGQNEAAIFKAHLGILEDPRLLTLASRTVVAGHGAAWAWHHAVETLANELAAIDNQLLAARASDMRDVGRRVLRALRKEKGDEHAEGMTGPDGSPIIVLAEDLSPSDTAGLDRERVTALVTALGGPTSHTAIIARTLGLPAIVALGRDILNRQASTAIVDGDSGRVWLDPTEEDLQAARDRMHALREKEDAERAARLEPGRTTDGHAVTIAANVNRPDQVAEALDMGCEGIGLMRTEFLFLDRDTAPDEEEQYGTYRAMLDALGDKPIIVRALDIGGDKRVPHLNLPHEENPFLGVRGIRLLLRHPELLQPQLRALYRAAKKGGNLSVMFPMVGTLDEIRRFRTVCEEVRGSLDAPSIPLGIMIEVPAAALLAEEYAPEVDFFSIGTNDLTQYTLAVDRQNPELAVSADALHPAVLRLVKRTVDGADKHGRWVGICGGIAGDPFGASLLVGLGVTELSMTPRDIPAVKARLRANSLDKLRELAGQALAQSTAEAVRALEREVLS, from the coding sequence ATGACGGACGGAAATTTCCCGCTTATTTCGGACACTCTCGTGAGGGTAGGGGCGTCGCCGGGAGACAAGTCATCCGCAATCCGGGAGGTCGGTACGCTGCTGCTCCACGCCGGATACGTCGAAGCCCCCTATCTGGCGAGCATGGAGGGACGGGAGAGGGCCGCCGACACCTTTCTGGGCTCCGGAGTCGCCATCCCGCACGGAAAGGTGGAGGACAAGGGATACGTTTTGCACGACGGCATCGCGGTCCTTCAGATTCCCCAGGGGGTGGAGTGGAATCCCGGCCAGACTGCCCGGCTCGTCGTGGGCATCGCCGCCAGGTCCGACGGCCACCTGGACATACTGAAGCGGCTGACGCGGCTGATGCAGGAGGAGGGAACGATCGAACGCCTCTCGTCCACCGACGACGCGTCGATTATCGTCTCGGCCCTTATGCAGGAAAAAACGGGTGGAACCGGGGAGACCGCGGCGGAGGACCTGGAGGTCCGCGCCGAATGGGTGGTCGACTACCCCTCCGGCCTTCATGCTCGCCCCGCCTCTCTTTGGGTCAAGGCCGCCAAGTCCCTCGAGGGGCCGCTGAGGCTCCGCCGAGGCAGCGAGACCGCGGATCCACGCAACATGCTTGCCCTGCTGAGGCTCGGCATAAAGGCCGGAGAGACGATCGTGATCTCCGCCGGCGGGCCCAAGGCCGAGGAGTCGGTCCGCCGTCTCAAAGAGACGATGGCCGCCCTCTCCGCGCAGGAGAAGAGGGATTTCGAACGGGCCGCCCAAAAGGCCGAACCCGCGGCCCCCAAAGACGCATGGCTCCCCCCAAGCGGCAGCCCCGCTCTGAAGGGCGTCTCGGCGAGCCCCGGCATGGCGGTGGGGACGATTCTGAAGATCGGCGCCCGTGCAATCGAGGTGGAGGACGAGCCCGCCTCCCTGGAGGAATCCTCCCGTCTCCTCGATACGGCCATTGAGGAGGCGAAACGGCAGCTCGAGGACGTCATCGAGGAGACGCTCCGTCGTCTTGGGCAGAACGAGGCGGCCATTTTCAAGGCACACCTCGGCATCCTGGAGGATCCCAGACTTCTGACCCTGGCCTCCCGGACCGTCGTGGCCGGGCATGGTGCGGCCTGGGCCTGGCACCACGCCGTGGAAACCCTGGCCAACGAGCTCGCGGCAATCGACAACCAACTGCTGGCCGCCCGCGCCTCGGACATGAGGGATGTGGGACGCCGGGTTCTGAGGGCACTGCGCAAGGAGAAGGGGGACGAGCACGCAGAGGGCATGACCGGTCCGGATGGCTCTCCGATCATCGTGCTGGCCGAGGACCTGTCCCCCTCGGACACCGCCGGCCTGGACCGCGAACGCGTCACCGCCCTCGTCACCGCCCTCGGGGGCCCGACGTCGCACACTGCGATCATCGCACGGACCCTGGGGCTTCCGGCGATTGTCGCCCTGGGCCGCGACATTTTGAATCGGCAGGCCTCCACGGCGATCGTCGACGGCGATAGCGGCAGGGTCTGGCTGGATCCGACCGAAGAAGATCTCCAGGCGGCCCGGGATCGAATGCACGCCCTAAGGGAAAAGGAGGACGCTGAACGGGCCGCTCGGCTAGAGCCGGGAAGGACCACGGACGGACACGCCGTCACCATCGCGGCGAACGTCAACCGGCCGGATCAGGTTGCGGAAGCCCTCGACATGGGCTGTGAGGGCATCGGCCTGATGCGCACGGAATTTCTCTTCCTGGACCGAGACACGGCCCCCGACGAGGAGGAGCAGTACGGAACCTACCGCGCCATGCTGGATGCGCTGGGCGACAAACCGATCATCGTCCGCGCCCTCGACATCGGCGGGGACAAGCGGGTCCCTCACCTGAACCTGCCCCACGAGGAGAACCCATTCCTCGGAGTGCGTGGCATACGCCTGCTGCTCCGTCATCCGGAGCTTCTGCAGCCGCAGCTGCGCGCTCTCTACCGCGCCGCAAAGAAGGGCGGGAATCTGTCCGTGATGTTTCCCATGGTCGGGACCCTCGATGAGATACGCCGCTTCCGGACGGTCTGCGAGGAAGTGCGCGGCTCCTTGGACGCTCCGAGCATCCCCCTCGGCATCATGATCGAGGTCCCCGCCGCGGCCCTTCTGGCCGAGGAATACGCCCCCGAGGTCGATTTCTTCTCCATCGGAACCAACGACCTCACCCAGTACACCCTGGCCGTCGACCGCCAGAACCCCGAATTGGCCGTCTCGGCCGACGCCCTCCATCCCGCCGTCCTGCGACTTGTCAAAAGGACGGTCGATGGCGCCGATAAGCACGGCAGGTGGGTGGGCATCTGCGGCGGCATCGCCGGAGACCCGTTCGGGGCGTCGCTCCTGGTCGGGCTGGGTGTGACGGAGCTTTCGATGACCCCAAGGGACATTCCGGCCGTCAAGGCCCGCCTTCGCGCGAACAGTCTGGACAAGCTCAGAGAGCTGGCAGGACAGGCGCTCGCCCAGAGCACCGCCGAGGCCGTCCGCGCACTGGAGCGCGAGGTGCTGTCATGA
- the mutL gene encoding DNA mismatch repair endonuclease MutL — MAPRIKELPESVWARIAAGEVVERPASAVKEMVENALDAGASRIRVRLWDGGRLRIVVEDDGCGIALDDLPLALTPHATSKIGGIEDLEAIRTLGYRGEALASLTAVASVEIRSRPEGEAGGLIRASEGRVSEHVAANCTPGTRVQVDELFGNLPARRKFLKSAAGELRRAALLMREYAICRPEVSFVLEHDGREVLSTDGSGDRRRAVERLWGAEPEIRTVTAEAGHLSLECWWQPRQGRNDIAAFVNGRAVTDPVVKGAVSAAARELTGNWALFLSIDPSLVDVNIHPAKAEIRFRYPGEVFEALREAAALLGAPAPVTVREGRTWSTDSAPAGGAAVTRAAAISRGGWGFRDDFSSAPPPRTARPQAPFARGEAGSVGSSPFSRIAPPPFGPERPVEPEAPCPGPALPLPERESSDAVPGGEIVWMGQMGSGYLVFDTPAGLVLMDPHAAHERVGYERIRAAAEGEGGVQPLLVPVPLPPTLALEAEEHRETLARFGFDLEFCDGGTRLRSVPSVGEAVEPEALLRASLGALREEGEGDVAELLWRTWATMACKAAVKLTTRLSHEESLALWRDLHACVQPYFCPHGRPTLLEIRTERLVGHFGRE; from the coding sequence ATGGCACCGCGGATTAAGGAACTTCCGGAGAGCGTCTGGGCTCGCATCGCTGCCGGGGAGGTGGTGGAGCGCCCTGCCTCGGCCGTCAAGGAGATGGTGGAAAACGCCCTGGATGCCGGCGCGAGCCGTATCCGGGTGCGTCTTTGGGATGGCGGACGGCTGCGCATCGTGGTCGAGGACGACGGGTGCGGCATCGCACTCGACGATCTGCCCCTGGCCCTGACGCCCCACGCGACCAGCAAGATCGGCGGCATCGAGGATCTGGAGGCCATACGCACCCTGGGCTATCGGGGCGAGGCCCTGGCCAGCCTGACGGCCGTCGCCTCCGTGGAGATCCGCTCGCGTCCCGAGGGGGAGGCGGGCGGCCTGATCCGGGCCTCGGAGGGGCGCGTGTCGGAGCACGTCGCCGCAAACTGTACCCCCGGCACGCGTGTGCAGGTGGACGAGCTCTTCGGCAATCTGCCGGCGCGCCGCAAGTTTTTGAAGAGTGCCGCGGGCGAACTGCGCCGGGCCGCCCTCCTGATGCGGGAGTACGCGATCTGCCGCCCCGAGGTGAGCTTCGTCCTGGAGCACGACGGGCGGGAGGTGCTTTCCACCGACGGCAGCGGGGACCGCCGCCGGGCGGTCGAGCGGCTTTGGGGGGCGGAGCCCGAGATCCGGACCGTGACGGCCGAGGCGGGGCACCTGAGCCTGGAATGCTGGTGGCAGCCCCGGCAGGGGCGCAACGACATCGCCGCCTTCGTCAACGGGCGTGCCGTGACGGACCCGGTGGTGAAGGGGGCGGTGAGCGCCGCCGCGCGCGAGCTGACGGGCAACTGGGCGCTCTTCCTCTCGATCGACCCCTCCCTCGTCGACGTCAACATCCACCCGGCCAAGGCGGAGATCCGTTTCCGGTACCCCGGGGAGGTGTTCGAGGCCCTGAGGGAGGCGGCCGCCCTGCTGGGAGCTCCCGCGCCCGTGACGGTCCGAGAGGGGCGCACCTGGTCGACGGACTCCGCGCCGGCCGGAGGGGCTGCCGTCACCCGCGCCGCCGCGATATCGCGGGGCGGGTGGGGGTTCCGCGACGATTTTTCGTCCGCCCCGCCGCCCCGAACGGCGCGGCCCCAAGCGCCGTTCGCCCGGGGCGAGGCGGGCTCCGTCGGCTCCTCACCCTTCTCCCGTATCGCCCCCCCTCCCTTCGGCCCGGAACGGCCGGTGGAGCCCGAGGCCCCATGCCCCGGGCCGGCCCTGCCGCTCCCGGAACGGGAGTCGTCGGATGCCGTCCCCGGGGGGGAGATCGTCTGGATGGGACAGATGGGCTCGGGGTACTTGGTGTTCGACACGCCGGCCGGACTCGTCCTCATGGACCCTCACGCGGCGCACGAACGGGTGGGATACGAGCGCATCCGCGCCGCCGCGGAGGGGGAGGGGGGCGTTCAGCCGCTCCTGGTCCCGGTCCCGCTTCCCCCGACTCTGGCCCTGGAGGCGGAGGAGCATAGGGAGACGTTGGCCCGATTCGGTTTCGATCTGGAGTTCTGCGACGGCGGGACGCGGCTTCGGTCCGTCCCCTCGGTGGGGGAGGCGGTGGAGCCCGAGGCCCTGCTTCGGGCCTCTCTGGGCGCCCTGAGAGAGGAGGGGGAGGGGGACGTGGCGGAGCTCCTGTGGCGCACCTGGGCGACGATGGCCTGCAAGGCGGCGGTGAAGCTGACGACGCGCCTGTCCCATGAGGAATCCCTGGCCCTCTGGCGGGACCTGCACGCCTGCGTCCAGCCCTATTTTTGCCCGCATGGCCGCCCGACGCTCCTCGAGATCAGGACGGAGCGGCTGGTCGGCCACTTTGGCAGGGAGTAG
- a CDS encoding 1-phosphofructokinase family hexose kinase: MRIATVTINPAIDMTIGLDEPLARGSVNLARSVTEAAGGKGINVASFLADWGLPSSVTGLLGSDNVRIFEALFQSKGLDDRFVRVPGKTRTNVKIVDGDETTDVNLPGLRADEAALHGLKSVLSDLAGSGPCIFCLSGSIPGGCGTEFYAELIAELRESGSRVMLDTSGAALKAALEAPVKPLYAKPNLDELSVWTGRPIQAESDLVPVAQALLAGGMELLVVSMGGDGAAFFSGEGALHARSRVNRLSSTVGAGDSMVAGVVAALEENGDLERIARLSTAFAAARVDADFTGTLRDHGAIETMASSVELRTIKR; the protein is encoded by the coding sequence ATGAGGATCGCGACCGTGACGATCAACCCCGCGATCGACATGACGATCGGCCTGGACGAACCGCTCGCAAGGGGGTCCGTAAACTTGGCCCGGTCCGTGACCGAGGCGGCGGGCGGCAAGGGGATCAACGTCGCCTCGTTCCTGGCCGATTGGGGTCTGCCCTCGTCCGTAACGGGGCTGCTGGGCTCCGACAACGTCAGGATATTCGAAGCTCTGTTCCAAAGCAAGGGGCTGGACGACCGCTTCGTAAGGGTGCCGGGCAAGACGCGTACCAACGTGAAGATCGTGGACGGCGACGAGACCACCGACGTGAACCTTCCCGGGCTCCGCGCGGACGAAGCTGCGCTTCATGGCCTGAAATCCGTCCTGTCGGATCTCGCCGGCAGCGGCCCCTGTATTTTCTGCCTCTCGGGCAGCATTCCCGGGGGCTGCGGGACGGAATTCTACGCGGAGCTGATCGCGGAGCTCCGGGAGAGCGGCTCCCGCGTGATGCTCGACACCAGCGGAGCGGCACTGAAGGCGGCTCTGGAGGCACCGGTCAAGCCTCTTTATGCCAAACCCAATCTTGACGAACTTTCGGTGTGGACCGGCCGGCCCATCCAAGCGGAGAGCGACCTCGTCCCCGTAGCCCAGGCGCTTCTGGCGGGGGGAATGGAACTGCTCGTGGTCTCGATGGGAGGCGACGGCGCGGCGTTTTTCTCCGGGGAGGGAGCGCTGCACGCCCGATCACGAGTGAATCGGCTCTCGAGCACTGTCGGAGCGGGCGATTCCATGGTCGCCGGCGTTGTCGCAGCCCTGGAGGAGAACGGGGACCTCGAACGCATCGCGCGCCTGAGCACCGCGTTCGCGGCGGCGCGGGTCGACGCCGATTTCACGGGGACCCTCCGGGATCATGGGGCCATCGAGACGATGGCCTCCTCCGTCGAGCTCAGGACGATAAAACGGTAA
- a CDS encoding PTS fructose transporter subunit IIC — MDKTRLFLIINERASALRGILAAEALKDAAERRGSALEAEVRSNGETLVSFEGSPGPEDRVLLIGNRDDAVPGQAEILPGLNLDSVLADPSAALDRILGSAVRAHSAEKKADRELIVAITSCPTGIAHTFMAAEGLERAAEAMGYTIRVETQGSVGAGTPLTAAEIAEAALVIIAADKEVERGRFVGKRVFACATKPAITAGEALIRQAFTEAQLQGGGSESPSPAAVSERKAGPYKHLMTGVSFMLPFVVAGGLLIALGFALGGIYAGDPSHAGTLAHALFTIGATAGFSLIVPVLAGYISYSIADRPGIAPGMIGGVLAANLNAGFLGGIAAGFIAGYATDFLNRVIRLPKNLAGLKPVLILPLLGTLITGLSMQYAVGAAVARALQALTNWLQSLQGTSSLILGLILGAMMAIDMGGPINKASYAFATGLITSQIYGPMAAVMAGGMTPPLALALACRLFKSRFTHDELEAGNAAAVLGLAFVTEGAIPFAARDPLRVIPALAVGSGLAGAISMLVGAELKVPHGGVFVLTIPGAATHLLGYIAALAAGTVASALLLGMLKRPLQAPGG, encoded by the coding sequence GTGGACAAGACCAGGCTGTTCCTGATCATCAATGAAAGGGCCTCCGCGCTGAGGGGCATCCTCGCGGCCGAGGCCCTCAAGGACGCGGCGGAGCGGAGGGGAAGCGCGCTGGAGGCCGAGGTGAGGTCCAACGGCGAGACGCTCGTCTCCTTTGAGGGATCGCCCGGCCCCGAGGACCGCGTACTTCTCATCGGAAATCGGGACGACGCCGTCCCCGGGCAGGCGGAGATCCTCCCCGGCCTGAACCTGGATTCCGTGCTGGCCGACCCGTCGGCGGCCCTCGATCGGATTCTCGGAAGCGCCGTGCGGGCGCACTCTGCGGAGAAGAAAGCGGATCGGGAGCTCATCGTGGCGATCACCTCCTGTCCAACCGGCATCGCGCACACCTTCATGGCCGCCGAGGGACTGGAACGGGCGGCGGAGGCCATGGGATACACAATCCGCGTCGAGACCCAGGGTTCCGTAGGGGCCGGGACGCCCCTGACGGCCGCGGAGATCGCCGAGGCCGCCCTCGTGATCATCGCCGCGGACAAAGAGGTGGAACGAGGCCGCTTTGTCGGCAAACGCGTCTTCGCCTGTGCGACGAAGCCTGCAATCACCGCAGGTGAAGCCCTGATCCGTCAGGCCTTCACCGAGGCACAACTTCAGGGAGGGGGATCGGAAAGCCCGTCCCCTGCCGCCGTATCGGAGAGGAAAGCGGGCCCGTACAAGCATCTGATGACGGGTGTTTCGTTCATGCTCCCCTTCGTGGTCGCCGGCGGGCTCCTGATCGCACTCGGGTTCGCTCTCGGCGGCATCTACGCCGGAGACCCTTCCCACGCGGGAACGCTCGCACACGCGCTCTTCACCATCGGGGCCACCGCCGGCTTCTCCCTGATCGTCCCCGTGCTGGCCGGCTACATTTCCTATTCGATAGCCGATCGCCCCGGAATTGCGCCCGGGATGATCGGCGGCGTCCTGGCGGCCAACCTCAACGCCGGATTTCTCGGCGGCATCGCCGCGGGATTCATCGCCGGCTACGCCACGGACTTCCTGAACCGCGTCATACGGCTCCCCAAAAACCTGGCGGGCCTCAAACCGGTGTTGATTCTCCCGCTTCTGGGGACCCTGATCACCGGGCTCTCAATGCAGTATGCGGTGGGGGCTGCCGTGGCCCGGGCGCTTCAGGCCCTCACCAACTGGCTCCAGAGCCTGCAGGGAACGAGCTCGCTCATCCTGGGGCTGATTCTGGGAGCGATGATGGCCATCGACATGGGGGGACCGATCAACAAGGCCTCCTATGCCTTCGCCACCGGGCTCATCACCTCCCAAATCTACGGCCCCATGGCCGCGGTCATGGCGGGAGGGATGACTCCTCCATTGGCCCTGGCACTGGCATGCCGTCTCTTCAAAAGCCGCTTTACCCACGACGAGCTGGAGGCCGGAAACGCCGCCGCCGTTCTGGGACTCGCCTTCGTGACGGAGGGGGCCATCCCCTTCGCGGCCCGGGACCCTCTGAGGGTCATCCCGGCCCTCGCCGTGGGTTCCGGCCTGGCCGGGGCGATCTCCATGCTGGTCGGGGCGGAGCTGAAGGTCCCCCATGGAGGCGTCTTCGTTCTGACGATACCGGGCGCGGCAACGCATCTTCTGGGCTACATCGCCGCTCTGGCCGCAGGCACGGTCGCAAGTGCCCTGTTGCTGGGCATGCTCAAGAGGCCGCTACAGGCTCCCGGGGGATAA
- a CDS encoding TIGR02757 family protein — protein sequence MKSPSQGGIASQGFASLKPFLDGLYFAYNRRELVRPDPLLFLYDYDDPLDREVVGLVASSLAYGRVAQILKSIARVLAPMGPHPHRFLLSSGRARLPKDFRHRFTTAGDMEGLFHGIGLALKTYGSLEALLLHCLERNKGMLDALNAFSDALVPRRRGFPLLTAPRDGSACKRLFLFLKWMVRSDDVDPGGWRVLSPRDLVMPTDTHIHAIALKLGLTTRKTANLDTALDITRAFREISPDDPTRYDFVLSRFGIRNGLSTDTLAELLHG from the coding sequence GTGAAGAGTCCCTCCCAGGGAGGAATTGCCTCCCAAGGTTTTGCCTCGCTCAAACCCTTCCTGGACGGGCTCTATTTTGCCTACAACCGCAGGGAGCTGGTCCGTCCGGACCCGCTCCTCTTCCTCTACGATTACGACGACCCTCTCGACCGCGAGGTCGTGGGACTCGTCGCCTCCTCCCTGGCCTACGGCCGCGTCGCGCAGATCCTGAAGAGCATCGCCCGGGTTCTGGCCCCGATGGGACCGCATCCCCATCGTTTTCTGCTCTCCTCCGGCCGGGCCCGCCTCCCCAAGGATTTCAGGCACCGCTTCACCACGGCCGGAGATATGGAGGGCCTGTTTCACGGCATCGGCCTGGCGCTGAAAACCTACGGAAGCCTGGAGGCCCTCCTCCTGCACTGTCTGGAGCGCAATAAAGGGATGCTCGACGCCCTGAACGCCTTCTCCGACGCGCTCGTTCCCAGACGGCGGGGCTTTCCGCTTCTGACCGCCCCAAGGGACGGAAGCGCCTGCAAACGCCTTTTCCTGTTCCTGAAGTGGATGGTGCGGAGCGACGACGTCGACCCCGGGGGCTGGCGGGTTTTGTCCCCCCGCGATCTCGTCATGCCCACCGACACGCACATCCACGCCATAGCGCTGAAACTGGGGCTGACGACCCGAAAAACGGCGAACCTGGACACCGCACTCGACATCACGAGGGCGTTCCGGGAGATCTCCCCCGACGACCCCACGCGGTACGATTTCGTCCTGAGCCGCTTCGGAATCCGTAACGGGCTGAGCACCGACACGCTTGCGGAACTGCTGCACGGCTGA